A section of the Cydia splendana chromosome 1, ilCydSple1.2, whole genome shotgun sequence genome encodes:
- the LOC134795961 gene encoding alpha-soluble NSF attachment protein: MADNEQKAMQLMAEAEKKLGSSKTFLGSLFGGSSKVEEAVDCYLRAGNLFKMAKKWAQAGQAFCNAAQLHLKAGVRHDAATNFVDASNCYKKCDANEAVSCLLKAIEIYTDMGRFTVAAKQHQNIAELYETECVDLARAMQHYEQAADYFRGEESTSSANKCMLKLAQYAAQLEHYDKAVQIYEQIAKSSLDNSLLKYSAKEYMFRAALCHLCVDVLNASHAIEKYCALYPAFADTRECKLIKELIEHLEDQNIDGFTEAVKNYDSISRLDQWYTTMLVRVKKQINDNPDLR; the protein is encoded by the exons ATGGCTGATAATGAACAGAAAGCAATGCAGTTGATGGCGGAGGCGGAGAAAAAGTTGGGTTCATCTAAGACCTTTCTCGGGTCACTTTTTGG GGGATCATCAAAGGTTGAAGAAGCTGTAGACTGCTATCTCCGGGCCGGCAACCTGTTCAAGATGGCGAAGAAGTGGGCGCAGGCTGGACAGGCATTCTGCAATGCGGCACAGTTGCACTTGAAGGCTGGTGTCCGCCATGATGCTGCCACCAACTTTGTTGATGCTTCCAACTGCTACAAGAAGTGTGATGCTAATG agGCTGTCTCGTGTCTGTTAAAGGCAATTGAGATCTACACTGACATGGGCCGTTTCACTGTTGCGGCTAAGCAGCATCAG AACATAGCCGAGCTGTACGAGACCGAGTGCGTGGACCTCGCGCGCGCTATGCAGCACTACGAGCAGGCGGCGGACTACTTCCGCGGCGAGGAGTCCACCTCCTCCGCCAACAAGTGCATGCTCAAGCTGGCGCAGTATGCGGCGCAGCTCGAGCACTACGACAAGGCCGTGCAGATATACGAGCAA ATCGCCAAGTCATCCCTGGACAACAGCCTGCTGAAGTACAGCGCCAAGGAGTACATGTTCCGAGCCGCACTGTGCCACCTGTGCGTTGACGTGCTCAACGCGTCGCACGCCATCGAGAAGTACTGCGCGCTCTACCCCGCCTTCGCCGACACTAGGGAGTGCAAGCTTATCAAG GAACTGATCGAACACCTGGAAGACCAGAACATCGACGGGTTCACCGAGGCGGTGAAGAACTACGACAGCATATCGCGACTCGACCAGTGGTACACGACCATGCTCGTGCGCGTCAAGAAACAGATCAACGACAACCCCGACCTGCGTTGA
- the LOC134796293 gene encoding uncharacterized protein LOC134796293 — MQSRIILCTLYFIIYGLKLTTPKPQVSEASNKFKERILQLIKAMGNGPPTTATTPDQFQGWGMKGKSPDDAKGSDFWDIVKEMLKNVAGTLASKPSQAIVQEAEQEKEYSLLQNIKSGRVRGPVHVYGHHSGSREYDD; from the exons ATGCAGTCTAGAATCATACTTTgtactttatattttattatctacG gccTCAAACTTACTACACCGAAACCGCAAGTATCAGAGGCGTCTAATAAATTTAAAGAACGCATATTGCAACTAATTAAAGCCATGGGAAACGGACCCCCAACGACGGCAACGACCCCTGACCAATTCCAAGGTTGGGGCATGAAAG GGAAATCACCGGATGATGCAAAGGGATCGGATTTCTGGGATATTGTGAAAGAAATGTTGAAAAATGTAGCCGGCACTCTAGCCAGTAAACCTTCTCAGGCCATCGTACAGGAGGCAGAACAGGAAAAAGAATATAGTCTACTACAG AACATAAAATCAGGACGAGTTCGGGGACCGGTTCACGTTTATGGACATCACAGCGGTAGCAGAGAATATGATGATTAA
- the LOC134790837 gene encoding acyl-CoA synthetase short-chain family member 3, mitochondrial, translating to MYQETDGVTSKIEKKKFESSISELKKKAFVSAADIESYGESGVTEQYQKAYHRSLVDPEGFWADVAKEIEWAKPWDKVLDHSNPPFTKWWVGGELSVCHNAIDRHVEKGQGDSVALVHDSPLTDTVRRITYNEMRDQVSRLAGKLSELGVTRGSRVLIYMPLIPEAVIAMLATNRIGGIHSVVFGGFAARELRTRIEHAEPTIIIAASCGVEPNKIVRYKDILDEALCQSSHQPLKCIIYQRRRVLECSLEKDRDMCWKDALESEPVPCVPVEANEPLYILYTSGTTDAPKGVQRPCNHAVTLCWSMNTIYGLKKGVWWAASDLGWVVGHSYICYGPLLAGLTTVLYEGKPDRTPDPGQYFRIIEQHRVNALFTIPTAIRVLKRADPNAKYARRYCNQSLKSVFIAGEHCDQDTRQWAERIFSVPVLNHWWQTETGSAITAACLGYGIKSVPPHSAGYPVPGYEMLVLREDGSECQTGEVGRLVAKLPLPPGFASTLWQADDRFKKTYFESYPGYYDTQDAGWISAEGAVWVVARADDIINVAGHRLSTAAIEDVVLKHARIADAVVVGAPDATKGDVPLCLYVMRPPQDDEEIVAESTVTQELIALVRHLIGPIAAFRKAVAVPALPRTRSGKALRGAIAKLARSQLVRLPATIEDASVFAEIKIALQKFGYAIDAPDPEV from the exons ATGTATCAGGAAACCGATGGAGTCACCTCCAAGATCGAGAAGAAAAAATTCGAATCTTCTATCAGTGAGCTGAAGAAGAAGGCGTTTGTCTCTGCAGCTGACATAGAGAGCTATG GCGAGAGCGGTGTGACGGAGCAATATCAAAAAGCGTACCATCGCTCCCTAGTGGACCCCGAGGGATTCTGGGCCGACGTGGCAAAAGAGATCGAGTGGGCTAAGCCTTGGGACAAGGTTCTGGATCACTCCAATCCTCCATTTACAAAATG GTGGGTAGGCGGCGagttgtccgtctgtcacaacgCAATTGACCGGCATGTGGAGAAAGGCCAGGGCGACAGTGTGGCCCTGGTACACGACTCACCGCTCACCGACACAGTGAGGCGTATCACGTACAACGAGATGAGGGACCAG GTATCTCGCTTAGCCGGGAAACTGTCGGAGCTAGGAGTGACGCGAGGGTCCCGCGTCTTGATCTACATGCCATTAATCCCCGAGGCAGTCATCGCCATGTTGGCGACCAACCGCATCGGAGGCATCCACTCTGTGGTATTCGGAG GATTTGCGGCTAGAGAGTTGAGAACAAGAATTGAGCATGCGGAACCAACTATTATTATTGCAGCAAGTTGTGGAGTTGAACCAAATAAAATTGTTAG ATACAAAGATATCTTAGACGAGGCACTATGTCAAAGCTCACACCAGCCTTTGAAGTGCATTATTTACCAGCGGCGAAGAGTTCTTGAGTGTTCTCTTGAGAAAGACAGAGACATGTGCTGGAAAGATGCACTTGAGAGCGAACCGGTGCCATGCGTGCCTGTCGAGGCAAATGAACCCTTATACATTCTATATACTTCTG GAACTACTGATGCTCCAAAAGGTGTCCAACGTCCATGTAACCATGCAGTTACACTTTGTTGGTCCATGAACACAATATATGGCTTAAAAAAAGGTGTTTGGTGGGCTGCCTCTGACCTTGGTTGGGTAGTGGGTCATTCATATATCTGTTACGGCCCCCTACTTGCCGGACTGACCACTGTTTTGTACGAAGGCAAGCCGGATCGGACACCCGATCCAGGACAGTATTTCAG GATAATAGAACAGCATCGAGTAAATGCGTTATTCACAATCCCCACCGCAATTCGTGTGCTGAAGAGGGCCGATCCCAACGCCAAATACGCTAGAAGATATTGTAATCAGTCTTTGAAATCAGTATTCATTGCCGGAGAACATTGCGACCAAGACACACGT CAATGGGCAGAACGTATATTTTCAGTGCCCGTGCTAAACCACTGGTGGCAAACAGAAACAGGGTCAGCGATTACTGCTGCCTGTCTCGGGTATGGCATTAAATCAGTACCGCCACATTCCGCTGGATACCCTGTTCCAGGATACGAGA TGCTTGTTCTAAGAGAAGATGGTTCAGAATGTCAAACGGGCGAAGTTGGTAGATTAGTCGCAAAGCTTCCTCTGCCTCCTGGGTTTGCCTCTACACTCTGGCAAGCAGATGACAGATTTAAGAAGACATACTTCGAGTCGTATCCA GGTTACTACGACACTCAAGATGCCGGTTGGATAAGTGCAGAAGGAGCCGTTTGGGTTGTAGCCCGTGCGGATGACATCATTAATGTAGCTGGTCATAGGCTATCGACTGCAGCCATTGAAGATGTTGTGCTAAAGCACGCAAGGATAGCAGATGCTGTTGTCGTTGGTGCCCCTGATGCTACCAAGGGCGATGTACCTTTATGCCTTTACGTGATGAGACCACCCCAAGATG atGAAGAAATTGTGGCTGAAAGTACAGTAACCCAGGAACTTATCGCATTAGTTCGCCATCTGATTGGGCCAATAGCAGCGTTTAGGAAAGCAGTTGCAGTCCCTGCGCTACCACGGACTAGGTCTGGCAAAGCGCTCAGAGGAGCAATTGCAAAATTAGCTAGATCGCAATTAGTGCGGCTGCCAGCTACAATTGAAGATGCAAGTGTATTTGCTGAAATAAAAATTGCACTGCAAAAGTTTGGATATGCCATAGATGCACCCGATCCTGAAGTTTAA